The Alosa alosa isolate M-15738 ecotype Scorff River chromosome 8, AALO_Geno_1.1, whole genome shotgun sequence genome contains the following window.
acccagacacacacacatacacatatgtaccagacacacacacatacactcaagcacgcacacacacacacaaacacacacacaccagacacacacacacatacacacggaccagacgcagacacacacacacaaacacacacacacacacgtgcaccagacacacacacacatacacacggaccagacgcagacacacacacacaaacacacacatagagaccacacactcacacacacacacaaacacaacaccccccacacccccccacacactatTGTCCAGTCGCCACCATTCAGCATCGTTGCTCTGCCCTGTGTCCAGGGGCCGTTAGTGCAGTCGTATTAGACCACATCCTGTCACGACGGGGCACAATGATTAAGCGGAGATCCCCTGGGGATGGCAGCTGCAAAATAAACGTTGCGCCGTGATCGATGTGTCATCGGACATATGCAACTCAGAAAGCATTACATTTGATAGCACTTGGGATGGTGCTATCGAATTTGTGCCTGACTCTAATGGAAGCCTGTTGCCACTGTCGACAATGTTTTGCCGAGGAGACGCCCATGCAATCTGATGCGAGGTGGAGAAGAATGAGAGTAAAGAAAGGCTGAAGTGAACGGatgggaggagggaaggagtgaAGGGAGGATGAATGAGTTTGGATATGGACGCTGTACTTCATCCCGGTCACTTTCACTCCGCACCACTttctctatccatccatctcagCCCTTCTTGCTACTCCCTCTATCCGCCTCTCAGTCatcatttcttttctctctctcacttccactCCCTCCTACCTGTCTACCAGACAAAACGCATGGtgcacgccaacacacacacacacacacacacacaggtatacatGTGAGCATGTAAACACCGAAAAACAGACACGTGACAGAGTGTGGAGGATGGGTTGGAGGGCCCTGCTCAGGCTGGGAGGAGTGAGAATAATGCAAAAACAGCCCTGCTGTCTGAGAtgagcaagacacacacacacaaaacacacacatagagaccagacacacacacactctcacacacacaaacacaacaccccccacacacactattgtCCAGTCGCCACCATTCAGCCTCGTTGCTCTGCCCTGTGtccagtgtgcgtgtgtgtgtgtccaacataCACTCCCTCCTACCCATCTACCAGACGAAACGCATGGTaaacgccaacacacacacacacacacgcacacttctgCCAAAATGCTCCTCCACTGTTATAGATGAGTCTGATCACTACTCATTACAAAATCTTAACACATTAACGTTATAACTGACAATGACCACGTGACAACGAACATAAATATGTGCATGTCAATGCACAATGCACAGGAGGTCTGGAAGGGAAATATATGATAGAGTGGAGAGCCAGAAATCTgtggctcgatggtgttttaagcccccaccgtcgacttcaaggcagcgctgcgactgttgacttcaaggcacctaacccttgcctaaacctagtgccttccatgcagcgctgcctggaagacgacatcGGTGCCTtaaaacacataacacacagtAACAAATCGTTCTGTGAAACAAGACTAACATTTTCTCATCACTGCTGCCCCCTTCTGGCAATGTTACAAATTGCAACCTATTAAATACACAAGTTGCAGGACTGCACAAATCACACTTTATGCCATCCTTATACCAGAAgactttgcaaagatttggaaaagatttttgaaagactagtTTCAGATCCTCTCACATCAAAAGACAGGTTTTTGAGTTTTTAAGTCAAAGACTATGATTTTTTCAacgactagggatcttgcagggtcactgattgcaagactgcaactagattcctttaaatgatTTCCCATCGTGCACTAGATATTAACAGGAACTCAAATGATAGCCTGCTCTTATTAAGGTCATATTTTCATGTTTAAGCTGCACCGTTTCAtgtgtgacatccctaaccAATATACAGTTCTGTCACATGGAATAGCTGACTAATAATTTATAAGAAACAAAagcacaaataatcatataggttactttgccccttcctttTGGTGTTAGAGCTCAGTGTTGGTTTTTATATTGTTAATGTCACTGCATGAGCCACGAGTATGTTTTCTTtctatcaagtcaagtcatcatattctttattttaagagacagacaaacacacacacacacacacacacacacacacacacttccagtgaCACCAACTTGTCAGGGGGTGATGGGCAGTGTAGTTAATTGCCTGTTACAGAATGCATGTAGGATTGTTTGAAAGCACGGAcaacaattttgttttcacaacTGAGCTGTTGACATGTTCAATAGCCTAAACAGGGCAGAGgacaaaaatgtaatttaaacagcaacaaagctGTTGCCCACACTTCACTTCCAACAAGTCTTGTATACTTACAGCAAGAACTCTGCAACATAGCGTAGTACAATAGCATATCCTCGCCACAAACTCAACTATTGATCTTTTTAGCAAATCTGCCCCTGTAGGTTTTTAAATATGAATGCTTTGCCTACCAAGCACCAGGCTCTTCAGTTCTGTAAAAAGGACCTACCATCCATCGGGCCTTTCCTCTGTTTCAGCAGGCTGTCGGGATGGGGGAGGCTGTAGATGACGATCTTGCCACTGGAGCAGCCAGCCGCAAGCAGACCCAGTCGAGGCATCTGAGGGCTCTGGATGGGGAGGTGGTTTTAGGAAGATTTAAGTCATTGTGGTTGCTATCTAATAGGACAATGCAATGACTTAAGtcatgaaatgcatgaaaacATCAGTGTTTAGACCGTTTGGGCTCAACCTCTGGGGATTACAAACGGTATCTGCATTcacaaaaccaaaatcatggGCTAAATtttgtggagaggagaggaaaatgaTACAATATTTCAGATCCCCCGTTTGCAGTTGATTAATCATTCCCCAACATTCATCAATTACATAATAGAAGAAGGTTGaaccctctctcctttctaggagagcaacaccaaagagctttttgtaccttaaaataatgtttccaaaatggTTTCAGTGGGCACTTCTGCCTTTGCTTCGCAGCcttctatcggctataaccgcactatgtaagtttgtaagatcgggtagcggatctgtagtttgatggattgagacataagaaactacaaatttgacttgcatctgatgtcgcaatacatcataaaatcatgcaactttctctaccttgtctgtggacatcgttatttgcaaaaagttctttggtgttgctttaaagcatAATAAGAGCGTAATATGTGGGCTCCCACCTTCCGCGCTGTTGAGGGGAGCTCCCAGGCCCCCGTGGGGCACCACTTAAGGCCCCACACGCAACCCTCGTCCTGGGCAAGACAGTAGGCCACCTGGGCCGCTCTGGAAGGCctggggaggggtggagggagacaCATTTTGTGACGTTTCAGATATTTGacattatatatactgtatgtctagcGAAAGCATTGGCATTTTCAATAAGCATTCTCATCTTTTAAATAGCATCTATTTAGTTCAGTATGCTATTATGAAAGCAAACATGAAATATGGTAACCGAAAAGTACAAATGCACAGattataaaaacacacaaaacacatgcataTAAACAAAAACCAAgcacaaaataataaaacattgttgttttggTAATTGGATGCACATTTGCACTTACCTGTCACCATAGTAAAAATAAACATTAACATTGAGTCTTTAAAAACATGGAAGCAATGCCAAGCAATATAGTGCAATATACTGTACTTCACCAAAAAACCCTGGAAAAATACTTGAAACTGTTTTCAAACCTAAGAGTGGTGTGAGCTACCCTCACCGCCAGACTTGGATAATGACCCTTGCCATTGTGCCTCCCACGGTGATTATTATAAAGTTAAGGCATTTTGAAACATTGACAAAGATTCCACATACTGTTTGCCAAGTAGTAAGTTTGCCTATATAAAAGACATTACTGAGGAATTCTGAGGACTAAATCTTTGAAATCATTGTGGTAAAAAGATCTCCCATCTGTACATTCAACCCTTCCAGTGGGAGCCTGGATGAGAGGCCCACCTGCAGCGGTTGTTGAGCTCTCCCAGGTCCCACACCTGCAGCAGGCTGGGCTCAACGTGCAGGCTCTTCATCTTGTGGCGGACGTCCATGTTCCGGTTGCAGTACAAGGCCACGTACTGGCTGCCTTTGGAGCCGTCTGGGCAGGGACACCACTCCATGGACCATACAGGGCCGCCGACGAAGAAGGTGGTGTCCCACCGCTCGCTGTGGTAGGACGAGGCTTCGAATctggagggagaaaaaaaggaaaagacacAAGGACGTGGATGCTGATCCTGTGTAGTGAACAGTAATGTAATATTAGTACAGTATGCTGCTCGCTAATCGGTCCATCAGAGAAAGGTGCAGCTTAAGTTTACTAGCTAATAATGGtaatgtttaaaaaaagaagacaaaagctGCATGTTGAATAGCTTTGGTGCATGATAGGAACAATCAATTCCAATTAAGTTGAAAATAGTTCATACGCATacattaaaatgaaaaaaaatattatgattaATCAAGGCGGACTTGTCAAACATATAATGAACTTATATTTTACCTCTTCAGTCTCTGAAGGGTACTTCCTTGTTTCATTTTCTCCCGTGAAAGCTTGAATGCAGGGGATTCCATCTCTTGAGGTAGATATTTCTCAGCCTCACTACACATGTATGATTTTTCTATTAGCATTTGCAAGTCACTAttatatattacatttttaaaGAATATTGGAAGTATATCAACAATTAGTCTCAGAACTGATTTCACACACCTTGTGGTCAGGAGCTGCCAGTCCTTCACCGAGGGTATCCATTCAGGGAAGACCCACGGTAGCACATTATCGTTACGGCTGAAAGCAAACATACAGTTAGCTATGCAACAGATATTCTCATACACTTACTTCCTGAGACATTTCAGACAAGtgcatttttaaaatgttttaaataagtgtGGCAGCAAGCCCAGCTACGTCACTGAAATAGCTTCATGTTCAAAGGAACTCCTACGAAGGCCCATGGTAAGATGATCCTGTAAACAAcattactcacacacaagcCAATCTGGGCCCTCTCACTGCTGTTTAGACGCCATGCATGAGAGGATAAATATAAAGATATGTGGCACTGCAAACAGTGCAATATTCAAGCTGTGTTTGGAGCCACCATACAGTACTACTCACTCTACTCCACCAATCAACCACCATACAGtactactcactctactcatcCACCATACAGTACTACTCACTCTATATATGTCAGTCATCTGTACATATTTCATTCACTGTACAGTATATTAGTGTCCTCAAGCTTTATAGGGTACAAATAGTGTACACTACATGAGAGCCCATTTTTCTCTGGTATACCACAATTCATTGCAAGATGACTGAACTGAAGGAGACCAGAATGTTTTGGAATGTATGGTCCGAAATCTCCACCTCATAGATCTGTGTATGCAGGGAGTGAGCCAAGTGGCAAATCCAAACATGTACTACATCcaaacaaatccaaactagTACTACATACTACATACCTGAATGTGGTTTTAACCTCCAAATGGGTTTACTTCAGGCTATAGCTGTGAAATGCTCCAGCACTGCACACAATCAATAGCTAATCAGCACTGAGGTATGTCCCGTTAATGGGCAGGTCACATGGAGGTTCCACTTgaatgcgtttttttttttcacttgatGATTATTGCCATGTTCGTTTAAagtgacatactgtatgaacTGTTGTGGTCGTCGTGCTTCATAGTGAGCAGTGAAGCACGACGACCACAACAgttcatacagtatgtcactTTGAACGAACATGGCAATAATCATGAGACACATATTATGTGTCTCATCTGCTCAATCATGAGACACATATTATGTGTCTCATATCAACTACTGGCATTACAGAAACACAGTGAGTTGCATGCAACACATGACAAGAACCCTCTGAGGAACCACACAAAGAATCAATGAAGAATACAGAGAGGAACTTGCTACCATTCACAAAGAAACTGCTGTGAGACTCACAATTCCTTGTGGGCAGAGAAAGCTGTCCACACAGGGTGCATCAGCCTATTGGTGAGGCCATTGCTTGCGAAGCCTGGTCTCTGAGGAGATACAAATATACATTATGTTAATATAAATCAATACATTAATACAGtcgtccccaaactttttcttccgagggccagctcactatgcctggttctaagagagggccagagacttgGAGAATattagtaaccataaatagcattgctgtgaacaacagcagtctatcttagttgaatattccattacatttaatcataggctactgcaatttaataccattgttagctgtgtttatattgccatcatgccatatcagtgtaaaatgtagctcaaatgaaataatactaataaaaagactaagcaatatcctacaaataatttgaagttctcaaactatgagagttttatgaactgctggcaaaaacatctgaaatgaccactttcactcacctgatgataactttgtgaattgtgaatttgtatgaacatttgaacaagtGAATAGAATAgtatagaaataattatcccagaaagtcccagaaatatgacttgaatagaagttagttagttattaacaattaattgataaacttttagaatactttgggcactgatgcagtcagcataggccttgtttgcattacattgtttgcaggtaggcacCATTTCATttcgttttcgatggcaaatgcaaaacagtgccaaaacaaccaccagtggacataaagagtattacatgtgtactgttaagactcgccatagagaatgaatgggggaaattacggaggttatagtttgacgatgtcgtactcccatgcgggccagatgctatcacggacatgttttggggggccacccaaaatgaggtggcgggccgtagtttggggaccactgctttaaTATAACAATCTAAATCATTAATAAATAGCACACTTTTTCCTCCATTCAAGGAAATGTCCTTGTggcctacagtacacacagggAAGTAGTACACAGGCTTATGAGGTAAAGACTGAAGCATGGGAGTGTTACTTTGGCGCAcattccctcccctctccagcAGAAGACCAGAAAAGCTCTCCCACTCTCTAGGGCCCAGACATAGGGCAATCAGGGTATTAAAGAATGCTAGATATACAGCCTTTTCTCACAGAGGATGGCTTTGAATGACATTTTAGTGTGGATGTTTCAGTTGTTATTAAGCTCTCATAAAATCATAACAACATGGGATGCAATGGCTCATTTCTTGAGAAACCTGACTGTCCAGAAAAagtctccatccatccatcctgtAATGTCCTTACACGTTTACACctacccatccatccatccatccatccatccattaatTTATCTATCTGTCAAAATTATTGGCTTGAAAGGGTCTAAGAAGATCAACAAGAGCTCATATAATTTTATAGAATACTTTTTCACCACATGTGATAACCCCTCTGAGAGTCAATGCAATGCAAATACAGTACAATACATACTTCTATATAGttctggaaaaaatgaagagaccactgcacatttttctgatgtcatcctacggttgctgagtgacattcaaatgagttgacggtcatattcaaatttgcagtggtctcttaattttaaatatgacgttaactcattcgaatgtcactcagcaaccgtaggatgacatcagaaaaatgtgcagtggtctcttcattttttacAGAACTATATAGAAGTATGTATTGTactgctgagtgacattcgaatgagttgacggtcatattcaaatttgcagtggtctcttaattttgaatatgaccgtcaactcattcgaatgtcactcaactgtgtgcttcacctcactgtgtgttcactgtgtgctgaatgtgtttcactaattcacggattgggataaatgcagagaccaaattcccctCACATGAttaaaaagagtatatatatatatacttattcatttggctgacgattttatccaaagcaacttacaattattacaagggccatccTCCCTAGAGCAACTTGAGGttaaatgccttgctcaagggcacaacggtggcaacaggaattgaacccacaccTTTTCTGGTTATAACTGCAtgttagcccagctccttaactaCTATGCTACCACCccaactgtgtgctgtgtgccagTACCTAGTAAAGAGGACATAACTatattatacagtatatctatTTTCTTTGGCCTTTAATGTCCATTAATACTccccttgtttgtttatttatcttatttctatttcttttcagCATTATATTAACTTCCATCTTTAACTTTACTGTACATTTTGCTCTAGacctatagtagtagtagttttaGTAACTGTATCTTCTTTCATCTACAATCATAATCAGTTTATTATTATCATTcctattattttttgtatttttttttttttgtcacttatattgttgtttttattacttgtttgtattttatttttgtgaGCACCTTGGGTCAATTGCAATGCGtttaagtgtgctatataaataaatgtgacttgacttgatttaACTAGAGTCTGGACTCACCCGTATTTGTTGAGAACCTGGCAAGAAGTCTTTCCGAAAAATGGGAGCCGTTTTGCGCTCGCGGTAAGATAACTCTTCGTCCAGGTCCTCGTCCTCCATTTCCTCGCTGTCCTCACTCTCCACGTCACTGTCTTTTTCCTCAGGGACAAAGTCAGAGTCTTCCCCCGCGTCGCTGTCTGGCTCAGGagccttcctcctcttcccttgGCCTGTCGCCTCTTTCTTGGGCTTCTTTGCTCTAGGTGAAGTGTCCATGTCCTCGTCCTTACTCGGGTAATCTGCATTGGTATCGTTCAGGCTTTTCACAAGGCTGTGAAGGTACTCAATTGCACTACAAAAGATTTAAAAGAAACAGTCAAAACCAGAAGAGAAACTTGAATGCATATTTATTTTGTTCAGTTAAAGTGAGAATGTATTGAGGTGACGGGACCAGAAATtctacactgttttttttctcaacttcACCATACAGAACTGAAGTGTTCATAAAACCAGCAATACGCAATACATCTCTCAGCAAGAAGTGCCGTGTAGTGAATTAACTCACTAGCCAACAGGTTTTAGCCTCCTTGGACAGGGTTAGCCAAACCCTAACCCTGAAAACATGCGTGGTCAAACACAACATAACCTACATTGGTGTGAGCGGATGGAAGTGAGATTTAGGGGGATAAGTGTAACACTAGCCAGTAAATAAGTAGCTAGTGCTGTGCCGTGAGTACACCTCCCTCCAGACACCTTAGGAGACgtgctggtggtggtagtgtagtggttaaggaactgggctggcgtgcagtagcctgaaagttgtcggttcaattcccggcttccaccgttgtgcccttgagcaaggcacttaaaccCAAGTTGCTCttgggacaatgtgatcccttgtaatatagctgacatatgtaagtcactttggtcaagaagtgtctgctaaatgtaatgtaaacaaCTAGCAGCCATAGCTTTAAGCCTCCTTGCTAGCACACCCGCATTCCAATCCTAAATGTTTGCAGCTTCTGGCCAAGACCGGTGCTGAACTGAACCGCGctttcaacacaacacaggtaaCTAATTATGAATATGGGTAAAGAAGAAACACACAGGGAAAAGCAGGCAGTGATGCATGTTGTTGTAGTGAAGggaataaatatatatagttCTTTGCAGTGAAGACTACATACGCTTTTGCCGCTCTCCTCTTGGGCCGACCGCCTGGCATCACCTCTGGGGAAGAGGGGGCCTCTGGTGGTGGCGCCATCTTGCCCATGGGCGTGCTGGTGGCCTGTGGAACTGGCATCATAGGCTGTTTCTTTCCTGTGGCTTTAGGGGTAGCTGGGACAGCTTTGGGAGCTTTGGGAGCTTTGGCGGGGGTTTTCACTGGTTGCTTCCGCTGACCCTTCCCCTTGGACGGAGGACGCCCTTTTTTCTTTACTGGCGTTGCATTTGTGGACTCGTCAGATATCAGCTGAGTGCCTTGAAGAATAAAATAACAGCATGAccattaagtataagtatatatactcttttgatcccgtgagggaaatttggtctctgcatttatcccaatccgtgaattagtgaaacacactcagcacacaatgaacacacagtgaggtgaagcacacactaatcccagcgcagtgagctgcctgctacaacagcggcgcgcagggagcagtgaggggttaggtgccttgctcaagggcacttcagccatgcctaactggtcggggtttgacccggcaaccctccggtaacaagtccgaagcgctaaccagtaggccatgactgCTTAAAGCAAGACGGACTGCTGCTTAATACAATTCAAAGGGTTTTATCCACAATCATTCTGAAGCTgacaaaaatatattatttgtaTTACATTGAATGGCATGGTTGAATAATTTCATACAGGAACAGACAACCTTGAACATGTTCTGAGTATGATAATACCTTGCTCACAATCATCTTGACCCGTCCCTAGAGTGGAGTTGACCTCATCAGAGCCGATCTCTGCTGCCAACTCGGCCTCTTGCAAGTTGCTGCCAGATGCTTGTGAGCTGCACTTCCCAGCAGTCCATCTAGGAGCTTTTGTTGAATCCCCATTTGTGCTCAGAGACGACTTGTTGGGGCTCTGATTTAGGCGGTGACCCGCTTGCTGTGCAGGATCCTCTGCTTTAGGCAAACCCATACCCCTCTCTTTAACGTTACGTCTGCTCAACCTTTGAGCACCGGATGCCATGGAACAACTGCAGTGCCCCCTCTCTTGCGAGATGGTTCCAGGTTTTACCTATGCATACCTGAGAAAACAAGAATCGTCAATTAAGCcatacgttaacgttactgtatGTAACTTTCCAACATAAAAAGAAGTTTGTGATCAGACTGGTTGTGCGAGTATTTTCCACGCTACTTGAGTCGTTTATTATAGCCAAAACAGGCCGTCTAATGTCAAACTCATGTTCACGTAACATTGTTCACGTATCATTATCATAAAGCTTGATCCCATCTTTCATTAGCGTTAGGCCTAGATTATTTTAGCATGAATGATCAAACAGGGTTACAGCTAGCTACAAAGCTTAACAAGGACGCCTTAAGTACAAAGTATTGAAGTGACCGCGATAAACTAGATTTCAAGACAACAGTCAAGTTATCTTAAGATCACCCAGCTGCTTCACGTTTCATTGCAACTTTATTTGCCATGCTAGTCAGCTACATTTTGCAACGTCAACTCTGACATATAATTGTGTTGCTTGTTATCAATTACCGAATATAGAGTATATTTATGTGTAAAAACGGGTAAATAAAACACTTGTTCCATACAGAGCACAAATGACATGGCCTTTTTCTCGCTCAGAGCACATTATTTCGGTGGCTCAAGCCAATAAGCCATGACCACGAAGAGGCCCCTTACCCCGACAGATCACCGGTTCGAGACTCTGTCGACCTCGTTGAAATCCTAAAAATTATCATGTAGCATGTAACTCCCTTAACCCCGAAGGTCCAAGAAACATTTCAAAGTACTTACTTTCGTCGTCCATCCGAAGGAAAAcaggggaaataaaaaaaaaatcgatcAATATCTACTGTTCAACATATATCCTAGCACCACGAACCTTCCGCGATGATGTATTCCGCCATGTTTGTTCAGTTATCCCATACACTTTACTATTACTCGTTGCTGCCCCCTACCGAAAGAAAGCTGTTCCAATTTGATGTTGGGTTTGTAATTCGCCATCCCCCCACTGGGCGGTGTCACATCATGTTTTTCAGCAAAAAAATAACCCTGAGAATACAATTGTTAACAGTACACAACCTTTTAATCACACATGTCGAAAGTACATTTCCTTAAGTTGCTGCAAAAGGGTACATGTGTtctaagtaaataaaaaaaaaaaacacaagtagTATACAAGTTAACTAACCTAACAATATACTTTCATTATAAATACAGCTTGTTACAGGGCATGGAAATTACTCCCAAAAccacctgtaggctactgacATATACCATGAGGTTACGGTGTTAAGCTGACAACAACCTAAGAAAAACTGTACGTAAACGTCAATGCAATTGTCTTCTAGTGTTACTTTGCAGACGAAACAAGGCATATTGGGGAACAGATTTACAAAGCACAGTGGgatgatttcctttctctgcaCAATAATGCATGCATTCCTTTCATCATTTGCAGGATAACACGGTCATATGGCATGAACTGAACTTACTAATGTTCAGCAATGTCTAAAGACTTATTTTGGTCCTTGGTGTTTAAAAACATTATATATAACAAGTTGAAAAAAAGTTTCATGACTGTGCGACAGTATTGCAATATTGTCATACACCGTGGCAGTCAGACAAGAAGTAACCCATGCAATACTCTCGCCACTTCTCTTCATCATGAATTAATCTCTCAAACTTAATTTCTCCACAAAATGCACACCCAGAGCCACCTGCCAATTTAACTACTGCTCTCGTATGCAGAAATTGATGATTAGCGTTGATAATGTTATCtatacaaaaacaacaccat
Protein-coding sequences here:
- the gtf3c2 gene encoding general transcription factor 3C polypeptide 2, translating into MASGAQRLSRRNVKERGMGLPKAEDPAQQAGHRLNQSPNKSSLSTNGDSTKAPRWTAGKCSSQASGSNLQEAELAAEIGSDEVNSTLGTGQDDCEQGTQLISDESTNATPVKKKGRPPSKGKGQRKQPVKTPAKAPKAPKAVPATPKATGKKQPMMPVPQATSTPMGKMAPPPEAPSSPEVMPGGRPKRRAAKAAIEYLHSLVKSLNDTNADYPSKDEDMDTSPRAKKPKKEATGQGKRRKAPEPDSDAGEDSDFVPEEKDSDVESEDSEEMEDEDLDEELSYRERKTAPIFRKDFLPGSQQIRRPGFASNGLTNRLMHPVWTAFSAHKEFRNDNVLPWVFPEWIPSVKDWQLLTTSEAEKYLPQEMESPAFKLSREKMKQGSTLQRLKRFEASSYHSERWDTTFFVGGPVWSMEWCPCPDGSKGSQYVALYCNRNMDVRHKMKSLHVEPSLLQVWDLGELNNRCRPSRAAQVAYCLAQDEGCVWGLKWCPTGAWELPSTARKSPQMPRLGLLAAGCSSGKIVIYSLPHPDSLLKQRKGPMDGEASQEPLICRVQPVLTLCLGSSSVEHRGESGQCFTIDWMPVKPHNLVAAGFYNGMVALWDLTTKSSLLRVRAPSRSPAIYPFHSFLAHDDLVRSVSWCRASGDHIVTAGDDRMTKMWDLQKTHTPLCAFKRYLATEVVWPLHWSGALMSQECSYATHMQQGVHYIDSGFTDVRHLFLLPRKATLWSLSLSEWLSSCVTADSIGEMVLVLVPELGLNGINLKKTSDRRFPVYRGEMVRFGVEAETERGKEGDNRSDERSPNDPEVEPATFQEAMKKYYIHFQDSDMRNFKDIKSRPNLKRMRATEVKGTMKIDQMPLSSVHKVRFSPNLGTSTWVVSGGQAGLVRVHCLRALLCSSMEKIQQESEVQFSTMFPTQDEPDAATTVQSSTEGTVLVT